The Salvelinus fontinalis isolate EN_2023a unplaced genomic scaffold, ASM2944872v1 scaffold_0170, whole genome shotgun sequence nucleotide sequence gtctctctccagtaTCAGTGTATCTTCAGACTTACCCAGCATCGTTGTCCGTCCTCTTCAGTACTTTGGAGATGTGAGTAAGACTGTgtctgaactgagagagaaactaGAAGACTTCCTTAAAGGAGAATGGACCAAGATCTCCACTACAGGTGTGTTGAAAACAATAAGAACATCAACTTTAGACCATTGAAAGTTCCCTACTAGTCATATACATGTGGAATATGGTCCGATGAtaacattccctctctctgtcaatgtgtttgtgtgtctgtagtgaATATAGTGGATGTTGTACTGCCTCCAGAGCCCAAGACCAGAGAACAGTTGTTACAATGTGAGTCTCTTTATTGTGAAGTAACTAACAGTCTCTTTTTACTGACACTCCTAACAATCCCTCTAGAAATATATAGCAATAGTAGATCTAATCAAAGACTGGGTATCTATCTGACTCCTCATATGTCTCTGATTTGATCTCTGCTGTGCTCTAATCAAAGACAGGGTAGATACAGTATCTGACTCAACTTATTGTTCTGACTCCCCTCAttggtctctgctctgctcttctcccAGATTCCTGTCAGCTCACACTGGACCCTAACACAGcaaacacactcctctctctgtctaaagggaacagaaaggtgacctatacagaccaagtcCAACGATATCCTGACCATCCAGACAGATTCACCAACAACTACTGTCGGGttctgtgtagagagggtctgtctggacgctgttactgggaggtggaGTGGACTGGTAATGTTTATACAGCAGTCTCATATAAAGACATCAGCAGAACAGGGAGAGATAGTGGATTTGGACACAATAACAAGTCCTGGAGTTTAAGGTGCTCTAGAGGTGGTTATTGTTTCAGACACAATAATGTTGAGACTAAAGTATCAGGCCCTCAGTCCTCCAGAGTAGGAGTGTACCTGGATCACAAGGCAGGTACTCTGTCCTTCTACAGTGTCTCTTACACAATGACCCTCCTCCACAGAGTCCAGACAACATTCACTCAGACCCTCTATCCTGGGTTTTATCTCTCTGGTAATTTGTGTAACTCTACTGTtaagctggttaaactgtagtagggcccacatagatactagtcatgctggtgtagtctatagctgagctggttaaactgtagtagggtccacatagatactagtcatgctggtgtagtctatagctgagctggttaaactgtagtagggtccacatagatactagtcatgctggtgtagtctatagctgagctggttaaactgtagtagggtccacatagatactagtcatgctggtgtagtctatagctgagctggttaaactgtagtagggtccacatagatactagtcatgctggtgtagtctatagctgagctggttaaactgtagtagggtccacatagatactagtcatgctggtgtagtctacagctgagctggttaaactgtagtagggtccacatagatactagtcatgctggtgtagtctatagctgagctggttaaactgtagtagggtccacatagatactagtcatgctggtgtagtctacagctgagctggttaaactgtagtagggtccacatagatactagtgatgctggtgtagtctatagctgagctggttaaactgtagtagggtccacatagatactagtcatgctggtgtagtctatagctgagctggttaaactgtagtagggtccacatagatactagtcatgctggtgtagtctatagctgagctggttaaactgtagtagggtccacatagacgtcactagtcatgctggtgtagtctatagctgagctggttaaactgtagtagggtccaatTGCAATGTTTTAATCTTGTACATTTCCATGAATCATGATGTCTGGTGTTGATGTATATTGGTTGTCATTCAGAACCATTGATATGTTTTCTCCAgttggttctctgtctctatgtaattCTCCTCAGTATCATTGATCAGCTTGTTGGTCCTAATTGATGTGTTCTCTGTCACCTGGAGCTGCATGGAAAATGGTCCAGGAACTAAAGGACAATTCAGGACTAGTCAGCCCACTACAAGCTGGTATCACTTACTTTCTACTAAACTATAtggactggtttcccagacacagattaatcctagtcctggactaaaaagtatGTTCAATGTAGATGTCCAGGAAACCGTCCCTAAATGTGTCATCTTTCATCCTCCCATACTGCTCAGTCCAGCAACATTAAACCTGTCCAGCAGGTGGTGCTATTGACCAAACAATAAAACCAGCAGATATCTTGACTTGCCACTCAGTATATCAGTAATGTTCAGAATAGTACTTTCATATCATTGGAGATTGATGGTCTTTTTAATCCACTATCCAGAGTCAGGAACAGATGAAGTTAGGTCTGCTACTGTTCAGTGATTAAATATGATTTATGGTGATGGGAAATAATAAAAAACACTAAACTTCATCTAGTAATAGTTTTCCTTTGTTATTTATTCCAAGGTGTGTCTTTAACTTGTAAATGTATTGTGTGGAGGTGAGCTAGTGGTGTGGCTGATAGAATAGAAtgaaaagggaggaggggaggaagaggggaggagtgaAGGGCTGTTCAAGAaaccagatgaggaagaggaagatgttcaGGGGAATTACTGTCTCTGTTccaaatggttccctattccctacgtagtgcactatggTGCTtctgaccaggtctaaagtagtgttctacgtagggaatagggtgtagatTTATTACAATATCATGCTTTAGTGTTTGGCACAACAATATATTAGATCTCCACCCCCCACTTCCTGTCTGTCATCCCCCAGTTCTGTTAAGACTTCCTTTCATTGAACTGGGCCTCATTCTAAATGGTCACtttgtattgatagtccatactgggctttactgtggttctacatacagtatctgtattgatagtccatactgggctttactatggttctacatacagtatctgtattgatGAGGGCCTCATCATCCGGCTGCAGAAAGAAAGCCAGGGACTGCAGTGTGCTCCagtctccagcagggggcagtaaaaccctatggacctgaaagggactgcagtgtgctccagtctccagcagggggcagtaaaaccctatggacctgaaagggactgcagtgtgctccagtctccagcagggggcagtaaaaccctatggacctgaaagggactgcagtgtgctccagtctccagcagggggcagtaaaaccctatggacctgaaagggactgcagtgtgctccagtctccagcagggggcagtaaaaccctatggacctgaaagggactgcagtgtgctccagtctccagcagggggcagtaaaaCCCCATGGACCTGAAAGGGACTGCAGTGTGCTCCagtctccagcagggggcagtaaaaccctatggacctgaaagggactgcagtgtgctccagtctccagcagggggcagtaaaaCCCTATGGACCTGAAAGGTAAAGTGAGGAGTAAAAATCAAAGGTGAATTTACATTGATGTTTCCACGGAGACCTGAATCATATCCACGAGGCACCAAACTGAAGAAAAtgaactgaaacagggagggactaactgAACTAAAATAATTCTGTTGCTaaatgttttgctacagtgtTCTCTAACGAATACGACCCTcgattcaaatactatttgaaaatTTACAAATACTTTGAGCATTTCCTTTAGTCCTCCAGGTGGGTGAGGTTTGTTTGTACTTTTAGGacttttctattggttccattacaACAACCTCAATCAAACACTGCTTATTAAATATTCAACATTATTTTAACGCAGGTCTGTTTCCACGTGCAATAAGCCTGTAACGTCTTGTATGATCTCATCAGGTAAAGGTGTGTCAAATGGAAGGGCAAGTCTCACCACTGAAAGGAAAACATCACTGGTCCACCTCTGCATCAGGTCAGCTATGTTGATCAATACTGTCCCAGGGATGCTGGGAGCAGAGATGAACTCCCCTGACCTGGTACCACCTATGGAGTTGTCATTTTAATATCAGTTTAACCCCATTACTGCTATAACACATAAACCATGTTAATAGAATGAAATGGATCCAGGTTCCATTTATTCTACAATAGATTTACTGCCTGTGGAACACTTCTCCAAAGTGTCTGAAATCAAGATGACTGCAGGTCTGAATCCCAAACTAATGGGAGGAAATGGCTCCATCTAATAAGATGGTATTTAGAGGTATGAACCTTTCTATTGGGGTGAACCATCCCCTTAacatacaggaccagtcaaaagtctggacacatctactcattcaagggtttttctttatttttactattttctacgttgtagaataacgGTGAAGGTGAAAATATCATTGTTACTatgtttgtattattatttagttTTTAGCTCGTTTAATGAGGGTTCAGCATTGTGTTGGCTACATGTCTTAGATTGATGCTGTGTTTCTCTCAGGTCAAAGATGAGGCCATAGAGGAACATGTTGCTGCTGTTCAAAGGTGTGGGAGAAACTACTACTACTGAATGAGGAAATATATACTGTTTCTCCCTCGAGTTTAGGGAGAAACCACACGCCTGCTCTGTGAATGAGGAAATATATACTGTTTCTCCCTCGAGTTTTGGGAGAAACCACACGCCTGCTCTGTGAATGAGGAAACATATACTGTTTCTCCCTCTAGTTTTGGGAGAAACCACACGCCTGCTCTGTGAATGAGGAAATATATACTGTTTCTCCCTCGAGTTTAGGGAGAAACCACACGCCTGCTCTGTGAATGAGGAAATATATACTGTTTCTCCCTCGAGTTTTGGGAGAAACTACACGCCTGCTCTGTGAATGAGGAAATATATACTGTTTCTCCCTCGAGTTTTGGGAGAAACTACACGCCTGCTCTGTGAATGAGGAAATATATACTGTTTCTCCCTCGAGTTTAGGGAGAAACCACACGCCTGCTCTGTGAATGAGGAAATATATACTGTTTCTCCCTCGAGTTTAGGGAGAAACCACACGCCTGCTCTGTGAATGAGGAAATATATACTGTTTCTCCCTCGAGTTTTGGGAGAAACCACACGCCTGCTCTGTGAATGAGGAAATATATACTGTTTCTCCCTCGAGTTTAGGGAGAAACCACACGCCTGCTCTGTGAATGAGGAAATATATACTGTTTCTCCCTCGAGTTTTGGGAGAAACTACACGCCTGCTCTGTGAATGAGGAAATATATACTGTTTCTCCCTCGAGTTTTGGGAGAAACTACACGCCTGCTCTGTGAATGAGGAAATATATGACTGTTTCTCCCTCGAGTTTTGGGAGAAACCACACGCCTGCTCTGTGAATGAGGAAATATATGACTGTTTCTCCCTCGAGTTTTGGGAGAAACCACACGCTTGCTCTGTGAATGAGGAAATATATACTGTTTCTCCCTCGAGTTTTGGGAGAAACTACAAGCCTGCTCTGTGAATGAGGAAAAATATACTGTTTCTCCCTCTAGTTTTGGGAGAAACTACACGCCTGCTCTGTGAATGCACGTGAGATCTATGCACATACATCCCAAACAACATGGGAGAAATGGGACTCTTGCTCTTACATGTCAGGACTGTTTTCTTGGTACTTAACCATGTCTCTGGACTTTACACATCTCCTGAATGTTGTGGCGTTAAAGATTCTGGTGACTATGGATTGTCCTTCAAGTGCTGTCTATAAATCCAAATGTTGTAACCCCCGATCTAGACTGGCCATTATCTTGCTGCTTCTACTGTCTGGAAATGTGCAATCTGACCCAGGTCCTGACATTCTTCCCCCTGCCCAATTAAGTAGTCAGAGCGGAAGTTTCTGCGTATGAATGTAAGAAGTCTGCTGCTGAAGCTTCATGTTGTGGATATATGGATAAAACTGACGACTCTGATGTATTTATGCTTTCTGAAACCTGGCTCCAAAAATATATTGCAGACTAACATATTGGCATAAATGGTTACAATGTTTTAGGTGCAGATGGTAAATCTAagggtggaggtgttgctgtttacgTAAAACACAAGTTCTCAGCGGTCTGACTTCTACTAAACCTCAGCAAGTTGAATATCTGTGGTTGAACCTTAACCTTGGCTCCTGTTTAAATATTGTTGTGTCTTGTTGTTATAGACCATCTGCTCCTGTTTAAATATTGTTGTGTCTTGTTGTTATAGACCATCTGCTCCTGTTTAAATATTGTTGTGTCTTGTTGCTATAGACCATCTGCTCCtgtttaaatattgttgtatcttgttgttattgaccatctgctcctgtttaaatattgttgtatcttgttgttattgaCCATATGCTCCtgtttaaatattgttgtatcttgttgttattgaccatctgctcctgtttaaatattgttgtatcttgttgttattgaccatctgctcctggttaaatattgttgtatcttgttgttattgaccatctgctcctgtttaaatattgttgtatcttgttgttatagaccatctgctcctgtttaaatattgttgtatcttgttgttatAGACcatctgctcctgctgtctctctggATTGTATTTCCAGATTATCACAGCATGTCAACTCTGACTTTGTCCTGATGGGTGATCTGAATCAGGATGGTTAACATCTAGCTCTGATCATCTCTAAATTCTATACAAAACCTATAATCTCACTCAGATTGTCAACACGAGGTTCAATATAAAGGATCCTCTGAAATCCTCTTctacaccgtgcttctacacctgcattgcttgctgtttggggttttaggctgggtttctgtacagcacttcgagatattagctgatgtacgaagggctatataaaataaacttgatttgatttgattgatttgatcttAACCGATACTCATCGTTTTAATGTTTCTGGTATTTCTGCAAATGACATAAGTGATCACTGTGTTCTTGCCTGTGTGAGAGATGGTCAAATTCCTGAGCATTCTCCACGTGTCATTACGAAAAGACACCGGAAGCTGTTTGATACTCCAGGTGTTTTACATGATGTAACCAGCATTGAATGGAATATAATTAATCCCTGATGTTGAATTAGCCTGTTCTTACTTCCACAATGCATTCCAGGACGTATGCAATAGGCCCCTTTAAATACATTCAGGATTAAGGGCAGAGAGAAGCCCTGGTTTACTGAGGAACTTACTAAAATCATAAGGGAACTAAATTCAATGTGGGTTAAAGCAAGAGGGTCTGGCTCAACGGATGATTGGATGGCTTTTAAACGTCTTTGAAATATGGGTGTGGCTTTGATCTGAAAAGTGAAAGCAGACCACTCCCTGAAATCTACTACAGATCATTATGATCTGAAAAGTGAAAGCAG carries:
- the LOC129844073 gene encoding tripartite motif-containing protein 16-like — translated: MSQQKVQQRFQEREKELKELQQAVESFKRSAQSAVEDSDQIFTELIRSIERRSSEVKELIRAQEKAQVSQAEGLLEQLKQEIAELRKRSTELEQLSHTEDHIHFLQSYQSLSSISVSSDLPSIVVRPLQYFGDVSKTVSELREKLEDFLKGEWTKISTTVNIVDVVLPPEPKTREQLLQYSCQLTLDPNTANTLLSLSKGNRKVTYTDQVQRYPDHPDRFTNNYCRVLCREGLSGRCYWEVEWTGNVYTAVSYKDISRTGRDSGFGHNNKSWSLRCSRGGYCFRHNNVETKVSGPQSSRVGVYLDHKAGTLSFYSVSYTMTLLHRVQTTFTQTLYPGFYLSGNLCNSTVKLVKL